From the Trichocoleus desertorum ATA4-8-CV12 genome, the window AGCCATTGATTCTGTGATCTCCACTTGCAGCCCCTATAAATCTTGTCAGTCTTTTTATACTCTCTTCACCGTTACTTAACAACTAATTCAAATTAGTCAGGGTGGCACTATGGCCATTGCTTTTTGGAGACGTTTTATCGTCCAGCCTCTGTGTCTATTAGCGCTAAGTACGATCTGGGAAGGATTTCAACAGCAACCTGTCTTTGCAACAACCGACTCAATTTGCCCAACTCAGATAGGTCCTGCGATCGCCCAGATCCTCCAAGCAGAGGTTTCTCCCACTACAACCCCTCAAGCGGGAGAACGCTCATCTACTAATCGTTCCGGCTTTGCTCGCGCCCGTTGGGGAATCTTGATTCAGACTCTCGCTTCTAAAAATGCCAAGGGTGAAACTCTGTATGCTCAAGATGGCGATCGCTATTTTTTGCCCGCTTCTAATGCCAAACTTTTGACTACTGCGGCTGCTCTACACAAACTAAGCCCTCAATTTCGCATCCGCACCTCCGTATACCGAGATACTGGTACAAAACCAGTGAAATTACGGCTAATGGGACGAGGCGATCCGAGCTTGACAGATCAAGAGCTGGGGTTGCTGGCACAGCAATTACGCAGCCAGGGAATTCAATCTATTTCTCAGCTATTAGGTGACGAATCTTACTTCCGTGGCCCCGTACCTAATCCCCAATGGGAATGGGGGGATATTCAGGCGGGATATGGCGCTCCTGTCAACAGCTTGATTTTGAATCAGAATGCGATCGGGCTTCAGTTGTGGCCCCAAGCGGTCGGTCAACCGTTGCGAGTGCAATGGGATGATCCAGCAGAGGCGAGGCGTTGGCGTATCGACAACCAATCGGTAACTGTCGGTGGAACAGAAGATGAGTTTGTAGAAGTAGGACGAGACTTGAGCCAGCCACTATTGCGAGTGCAAGGGCAACTGCGGGTAGGGGGCTTACCGGAACCTGTAGCAGTGGCGATCGCAGACCCCAGCCAGAACTTTTTGCGCCGATTCCAGCGGGCTTTAGCAGCTCAACAAATTCGCGTCGGGAAAACTTTAGTCACGCACACACCTACTCCCACCGCAGACCCAGAAATTGCCGCGATCGAATCTCCCCCGTTATCAACCCTGCTGATTGAAACCAATCGAGAGAGCAACAACCTTTACGCCGAGGCAATTTTGCGGTCTTTAGGAGCGCAAGCGGAAGCCTCTCTGAAACAAGCTGCTGATTTATCCACCGCTGAGCAAGGTTTAGCAGTCGTCCACCAAACGCTGACCGAATTGGGGGTGGAACCAGGTAGTTACGTTTTGGCAGACGGGTCGGGGTTGTCTCGTCATAACTTAGTTAGCCCGGCGGCTTTAGTGCAGACCTTGCAAGCGATCGCTCAGTTACCGGAAGCTGAGATTTATCGTGCCTCGTTGCCAGTGGCAGGTGTGAGTGGCACCTTACAAGGTCGCTTTCGAGACACTCCAGCCCAAGGACGACTCCAAGCTAAAACAGGCACACTCTCAGGCATTTCGGCTTTGTCGGGCTACCTCAACCCACCTAACTACCAGCCTTTGGTGTTTAGCATTATTGTCAATCAATCGCCTCAACCCACCTCAACCCTCCGGCAAACCATTGATGAGATTGCGCTAACCCTAACTAAATTGCGTTCCTGTAGCAGATCTCGCTTTTAGAATTGCCGTCTGGAGAAAATTAAGATCGCGATCGCCAGCAGTAACACTGTGTAAGCTAGTCCATACCCAGCATTTAACAACAGTTCTCTCGGAGCTGCCAAAACTCCATAGACTGCTTCATTCTTGAGATCGAGCCGAGCCAAATCAGGTAGAAATAGATAGATGCCTTTAGTGAGACGACGCAAATCTGGGCTGGAAGCCAAGTTGCCCAGTGTCACCAAGTCGCGGCTGAAATGCCCAACTAGATAAACGGCGAAGGTGAGTAGAGTCGCTAATAGTGAACTGGTAAACACCCCGAACAAAATTGCCGCTGCCGTGAGTAGAGATAACTCTAGAAATAAGTAGAGGACTGCTACCAAAATGCTAACCAGGGGGTACTGGATCTGCGCCCAAGTCAGCACCGCGAGGTAAATGGCGGTCATGAGCGACAGGAGCACAGCTAAAACTGCTGATAAACCCAGGTGTTTACCAATGACGAATTCAGCGCGGCTAATCGGTTTAGCAATTAGCACTAAGACAGTCCGTTTTTCAATTTCTTTGTTGATGAGACCAGTCCCTACAAACACAGTAATAATTAAACTCAGAACTGTAATTCCAGCTAAACCTACATCGAGCAAAATTTTGTTTTCTGTGCCCGCCGCCACTTCTGGCAACAGTCGCAGCGCCATAATCAGCAGTAAGGCAAAGAAGCCAATTAAATAGAGGATGCGATCGCGGATGACTTCCCAAAATACATTGGTGGCGATCGTAAAGATTCTGCCGAGATTCACCTTCTCACTCCTTTAGCAATTCCTGATGACGCGCTTAACACTATTTCTGGGGTTGTTTCTAGAGTTATTTTTGATTTAGGCCAAGTTCTTAAGCTTTCGCAAGGCGTTGACCTGCAAAGCAAACCCCTTGCACAGACCCTAGGATTGCAAGGTTGGCCCCGGTTGAACCAAAGTAGGCCGACTAATAGATCCGCATTCAATCTTACTAGTGCTTGTCGTTTGCGGGAGCGCTTCAGGGGCCGCAGGGGTTGGAACCGTAGGCGTTGGAACCGTAGGCGTTGGAATTGCAGGAGTAACTGGGCCAGCAAAAACTTGACCATTGCTACGCGCTAGAGGGCTACTGTCCGATGTTGCGTCTGGGGATGCAAGCGGGGCAGAGACAGCAGCTTCAGGAGCGGGTGAAGCCGAGGCAGGTGGGTTCTCTCCCTGGGTGACACGGCAAGTTTTGGTGAGATAGTGACTGGCGAGGTCAGAACTCGGCCCTTGCCAGAGAGCCAGCATTTGCAAAGTGTAATCTGGCTGATCTGGCAAGATTTGAGCTTGCAACTGCCATAAAGCATTTTCTTCCGAGGGAGGCAGTTGTTGCATCACGGCATTCTCAAACTCAGTTGGCTGTTGTTTGAGTGTTAGCAGCCACCGCTCTACTTCTGGCCAGGAACGCGGTTCTAGTTCCGCTTTTAGCGTAGCCTCTGCTTGATTGAGGATGATCACACCTGTGGGGGCTTGAGTCGTTTGCACCCCTAGTCGCACTACAAAGTTACTTTGATTAAAATCATTTGCTAACAAACTGGGATAAATCTCTAACCAGCCTTGAATCACGAAGTAAAGTTGAAACCAACAGCTAATAATTAAATTAGTTAAAAACAGAATAACGAGCCTTTGACGACCTGCTTGAGTCGGATATTTGAATCGGGGGCCTGATTGAATAAATTCTCCTAAAGAAGCGATCGCGGCTGAAATCAAGGGCCAACTCACAAACAATAGCGAAGGCCGTTCATCTAGCCACTCCCCAAACAGGAAAATACTAACTAATATACCTGTAATCCAAGGCCCTAAAGATAGCCCTCCCACCATGATTGGGTTTTCAGTGGTGAACCAACCCACACCAAAAATCAAAAAAATCCAACCGCAAGTTGCTAATAAACTTCGAATTAAATCACCTGCCAGGGCTGCCATCAAACAAGAAAAAATACTTAGCAAAATTAAAGTCTGCCAAGAGAATGCTTTTGGTGGCAGTAATAACTTTTGCAGCGTATCAAGAATTTCTTTGACTTTATCCATTCGCTTGAGAGCTGAGGTCGAAGGCACGCGCTAATAGAATCAACAAGATTAGACTGTAGCTGCAAGCATTGGCTAACAAAATAGTTGTAGCTCTATTGGTGGCAGCTAGACCCAGTTCTCGCCGCCTTAACTTATCACGGGCGCGATAGACTTTTGGAGTGACTACCTCTTCTTTTTGATTTCTTTGTAGCAATAGCTGTAATAACTCTAGTCCCTGTAGCTCTGCAATAAATGTGCCGAAAAAAGTAAATAAGCCGAGCATGATCAATAAAGTATTGGTATTGGTGGAACGAGCATTAAATAGGACGTAGCTAATTAAAGGGCCTTTCCAAGCCAGAGGTAAAGCGGGTTCTAGGGTAAAGAAAAATAACCAACCAATGGCTGTAGAGAATAAATTTACCGAAGCGGAGTATTCCAAGCTAATTCTACGAGTCAGGTTTAAGCGCTCTTTGAATATCATTGACTCGATCGCGATCGCTATTAATAAAAAGAGCAGTTGAAACAAGATAGCCCGCAATGGCAAAACAAACGAAAACACGGGTCTACCTCCTCCATAGCCGTTTCAATAAACTAGCTTTTTTAATCACTTTTCAGCACATAGTCCCTGAATTTTATTTTAAATAAAGCTGACAGCACCTCCGCTAAGATGAAACTGCACGAGAAAACTGAAAGCTATGGCAAGAACTGGCGTTGGCATTCGAACCGCTCAAGCACGTTCTGAGCGGCTAGAGGGGCAAATTCATGTCTACGATGGAGCGGGCAAAGGCAAGTCCCAAGCAGCGCTGGGCGTAGTGTTGCGCTCGATTGGTTTGGGTATCAACAGTTCGGTGCAAACTCGTGTCCTCCTCTTGCGTTTTCTCAAAGGCCCCGGTCGCATGTACGAAGAAGATGCCGCGATCGAAGCTCTACAACGAGGCTTTCCCCACCTGATTGACCAAGTTCGGACTGGGCGAGCTGAGCATTTCGGCTTGGATGACATCACTCGCTTCGATCGCCTAGAAGCCCAGCGAGGGTGGGATGTAGCTAAAGGCGCGATCGCCTCTGGTCTCTACTCAGTCGTCGTGCTGGATGAACTCAACCCAGTGATTGACTTGGGTTTGTTGCCAGTGGATGAAGTGGTCAACACGCTGAAGCACAAGCCAGAGCACATGGAGATCATTGCCACAGGGCGAGCGGCTCCCCCAGCTTTGATTGACATCGCCAACCTGCACTCAGAAATGAAACCTCACCACCATCCCACTGCGGCTGAGCAAGGGATTGATGGCATTGAGATCTACACCGGAGCTGGCAAAGGCAAGTCCACCAGCGCTTTAGGGAAAGCCTTGCAAGCGATTGGTAAAGGCATTAGTCAAGACAAATCTCATCGCGTCTTGATTATCCAATGGTTGAAGGGTGGCTCTGGCTATACCGAAGATGCCGCGATCGCCGCGTTGCAGCAAAGCTACCCTAACTTAGTCGATCATCAGCGTTGCGGTCGAGATGCGATTGTGTGGCGGGGCCAGCAGCAAGAGCTTGACTATGTGGAGGCCGAGCGAGGTTGGGAGATCGCTAGAGCTGCGATCGCTTCTGGTCTATACAAAACTATTATTCTGGATGAACTGAATCCGACTGTAGATCTGGAGTTGCTGCCAGAAGAACCGATTGTACAAGCGCTGTTGCGTAAACCTCGCGACACCGAAATCATTATTACAGGGCGTTGCAATAATCCTCCAGCCTACTTCGATCTCGCTAGTGTACATTCCGAAATGATTTGCCACAAACACTATGCCGAGAAGGGAGTGGATCTGAAGCGAGGCGTAGATTTCTAACTAAAACTCAGCAGTAGGAGCGATCGCAAACTCAGCCTGAGAACTGGTCTCTAGGGGCACATTGCCACGAAGCTGCGAGAAAATTTGATAAGCCTCTAAATTCCGCTGCTGATAACTGTTGGGAGTCTCAGAGTCAACTTTAACCAAGTTGTATTCTACATCTTCAGCATAAACAGTGAAGATGACGCTAAAGACCTCCAAAAAGTGGATGACCCATTGGCAATCTTCTTCGTTTAAATTCTCGTAGTATCTAATTAAATCAGCAATGCAAGATTCCAAATGAGTTCGAGAATTCTTACAAATTAAAATTATTTTGAGCAGCAAAATGACCAACGTAATTGGGCTCTTCTGCATCACAAACAAAGCGAATAGAGAAGTCGGTTCTTTACGATTTTCAGTGGTCAAGCATTCAATAACTCGATTACAAGTTCTGAGCAGTAAAGCATCATCTATCTCTCGCTCATCATAAATTTCATACAAGGACTCTAAGCTATCAAACAAAGATTTTTTCACCGATGCTGCTAAATCTTGGTTACTCATCGAGTAAATTAAGTATTTCTTCAAACCCCGTTTAAATTCGTAATAAGACAGCTCTTGCGTTTGCTTTAGAAAAATATTGGCTAGATTCGTATAACTAAACACACATTTCTTGGCAACCAATCTCTTGATTAATAGAAGTACTTCATCCCCCAATAAAGTTGGGTTCTTCAATGGATTTTTTTGAACCACACTAGATTGAGAGCGGGCAACATATAAAGCCAGATCTCGTTTATACTGCTCTTTTAATTGTCTGGACAACACTCTGGCTGTTTCTCGCTGCTCAGCTGAGTTTGTAGTATTCACAAACTGAGAGACTAACAAATAAGACGTATAGCGACGGCTCCAAGGCTTTTCTGGTTGAAAGGTACAAGCAGAAACGAATAATTCTAGCTCTTGATAATCACTGCTTCCAATGAACTTCTCTAGCCAATAATTGAGGCGAGTTAGGATTAGAGAAGCTGTTTTGCGATTAAACTTAATCTTGGGAAATAAGCCAACTAACTGTTGAATCGCCTGATAGTTTTT encodes:
- a CDS encoding ABC transporter permease; this encodes MNLGRIFTIATNVFWEVIRDRILYLIGFFALLLIMALRLLPEVAAGTENKILLDVGLAGITVLSLIITVFVGTGLINKEIEKRTVLVLIAKPISRAEFVIGKHLGLSAVLAVLLSLMTAIYLAVLTWAQIQYPLVSILVAVLYLFLELSLLTAAAILFGVFTSSLLATLLTFAVYLVGHFSRDLVTLGNLASSPDLRRLTKGIYLFLPDLARLDLKNEAVYGVLAAPRELLLNAGYGLAYTVLLLAIAILIFSRRQF
- a CDS encoding DUF5357 domain-containing protein — protein: MDKVKEILDTLQKLLLPPKAFSWQTLILLSIFSCLMAALAGDLIRSLLATCGWIFLIFGVGWFTTENPIMVGGLSLGPWITGILVSIFLFGEWLDERPSLLFVSWPLISAAIASLGEFIQSGPRFKYPTQAGRQRLVILFLTNLIISCWFQLYFVIQGWLEIYPSLLANDFNQSNFVVRLGVQTTQAPTGVIILNQAEATLKAELEPRSWPEVERWLLTLKQQPTEFENAVMQQLPPSEENALWQLQAQILPDQPDYTLQMLALWQGPSSDLASHYLTKTCRVTQGENPPASASPAPEAAVSAPLASPDATSDSSPLARSNGQVFAGPVTPAIPTPTVPTPTVPTPAAPEALPQTTSTSKIECGSISRPTLVQPGPTLQS
- the dacB gene encoding D-alanyl-D-alanine carboxypeptidase/D-alanyl-D-alanine-endopeptidase → MAIAFWRRFIVQPLCLLALSTIWEGFQQQPVFATTDSICPTQIGPAIAQILQAEVSPTTTPQAGERSSTNRSGFARARWGILIQTLASKNAKGETLYAQDGDRYFLPASNAKLLTTAAALHKLSPQFRIRTSVYRDTGTKPVKLRLMGRGDPSLTDQELGLLAQQLRSQGIQSISQLLGDESYFRGPVPNPQWEWGDIQAGYGAPVNSLILNQNAIGLQLWPQAVGQPLRVQWDDPAEARRWRIDNQSVTVGGTEDEFVEVGRDLSQPLLRVQGQLRVGGLPEPVAVAIADPSQNFLRRFQRALAAQQIRVGKTLVTHTPTPTADPEIAAIESPPLSTLLIETNRESNNLYAEAILRSLGAQAEASLKQAADLSTAEQGLAVVHQTLTELGVEPGSYVLADGSGLSRHNLVSPAALVQTLQAIAQLPEAEIYRASLPVAGVSGTLQGRFRDTPAQGRLQAKTGTLSGISALSGYLNPPNYQPLVFSIIVNQSPQPTSTLRQTIDEIALTLTKLRSCSRSRF
- a CDS encoding cob(I)yrinic acid a,c-diamide adenosyltransferase, with amino-acid sequence MARTGVGIRTAQARSERLEGQIHVYDGAGKGKSQAALGVVLRSIGLGINSSVQTRVLLLRFLKGPGRMYEEDAAIEALQRGFPHLIDQVRTGRAEHFGLDDITRFDRLEAQRGWDVAKGAIASGLYSVVVLDELNPVIDLGLLPVDEVVNTLKHKPEHMEIIATGRAAPPALIDIANLHSEMKPHHHPTAAEQGIDGIEIYTGAGKGKSTSALGKALQAIGKGISQDKSHRVLIIQWLKGGSGYTEDAAIAALQQSYPNLVDHQRCGRDAIVWRGQQQELDYVEAERGWEIARAAIASGLYKTIILDELNPTVDLELLPEEPIVQALLRKPRDTEIIITGRCNNPPAYFDLASVHSEMICHKHYAEKGVDLKRGVDF